The following coding sequences are from one Prochlorococcus sp. MIT 0604 window:
- a CDS encoding R-phycoerythrin subunit beta, with protein sequence MSVSKNNQLLSADKKLNDLSNIKEFINIANSRLDAITSITNNSHAIAADAVTAMICENQDSLNSKISLNTTNKMSVCLRDGEIILRIVAYLLISNDESVLEKSCLKDLKNTYLALGVPLRNARRVFQLMRDATISDLNSTVHNMPGNKGFLPKLISETEFQFERIINLLN encoded by the coding sequence GATTTAAGCAATATAAAAGAATTTATTAATATTGCAAACTCAAGATTAGATGCAATAACCTCAATAACCAATAATTCACATGCAATTGCAGCAGATGCTGTAACAGCAATGATTTGCGAAAATCAAGATTCACTTAATTCAAAAATATCTTTAAATACAACTAACAAGATGTCCGTTTGTTTAAGAGATGGAGAAATAATCCTAAGGATTGTTGCTTATCTTTTAATTTCTAATGACGAATCAGTTTTAGAAAAAAGTTGTTTGAAAGATCTTAAAAATACTTATCTTGCTCTTGGGGTACCTTTAAGAAATGCAAGAAGGGTTTTTCAATTAATGCGAGATGCAACAATCTCTGATTTGAATTCAACAGTACATAATATGCCTGGAAATAAAGGCTTTCTTCCTAAATTAATATCTGAAACAGAGTTTCAATTTGAAAGGATAATTAATCTTTTAAACTAG